The genomic interval TTGTGAGTTGTTCAAGCTGCTCATAGCTAAAGGAATCCGTCTTCATAGGGGTTCTCTGCCTAGTTGTGAAATATCAATACTTCAAAATCACACCAGCCATTTGTTGCAATTCCCATCTCATCCAGTCCAGAAATTCTTGAGTGGCTGTTGGAAGTATCTAGTGAGCTTAAGTTTGAGATTAGAACGCGATCGGGAAGAACTAGGGAAGGATATTTCTCACGCAGCTTCTGAATTTCATAGCTAATTGAGAACTGTGATGCATCGCGATCCTAAATGGACTGCGAGAACGGATTCCACCGGAACCCTCTCTCACAAAGCCTCTCAATCTCACAATTAATTGAGAACTGCGATATATTTACAGGAAGTGTAAGAATAGAAATATTAGATTAAAACAAGCGATCGACCCATAAAAACCAAATGATTCAGGTTCGTTATGGTATTACCAACCATCACTGAGGACACAATTGATCTTTCTCCCGGAGATGAACTGATCCTGCGATTCAGAAATTGGGAAGACTATGAGAATTTGCTGTCTCGGCGGCAGGATAAAGCCGGATTGAGGATTCGTTATAACGCTGCAACAAGGGAATTGCGGATTATGTCGCCACTGCCAAAACATGGAAAAAATGCGGACATCTTGGCAGATCTCGTTAAAGCATTGCTCCGGTACCAGAGAAAAGATTGGGAAGCGTATACACCAATTACCTTAAAGCGGGTTTCCAAGCAGGGAATTGAACCAGATTATTGTTTTTATATTCAGAATCGAGAACGTATTTTAGGCAAGGAGGAGATCGATCTTGAAGTTGATCCGCCTCCTGATCTGGTGATTGAAATTGATCTGACTTCAGCAACTAAACCAGAGGATTATCAGGCCATCGCTGCCCCAGAACTCTGGATTTATCGGCGCAGTCAACTCCACATTTATTTGTTTGATGGACAGCAATACCAGGAAAGCCAAACCAGTGTGCAGTTTCCTAACCTCGATCTGAAAACATTCATTCCAGAATACGTTGATCGCGGCTGGCAGATCGGTTCAAGTATTGCTTTGCGAGAATTTGAACAGTTTTTATTCGCAATTAATGAGCGTCCATTTTAGTCTGATGCCATTCGCCATTCAGTCGGTATTACAAAGTACCCAACGGAGACAAATTCCTATGCTGTCCGGGCTTGCTGAATCTCCTGTGACAAACGCTTCACCTGACCGGATGACACTGCCCGTTGCAAAAACGATAGAGCGGTAATGTCTTCCAGGCTATAGCCTATCTCATACAATCGCTGCAAAGTTTTCTCTGCTTCAATCGTGAGATAACCGGAAGAAAGGGCATTTTTCACAACTTCGCTAATCGGGCTCATGGTATTTCTACTTTTGGATTAAATGATTGAGGTGAATTCAATTTATGAAACCAGTATGAAGTTTAAACAAGCTTACCTGTGTGACTCCCAAACCTGTCATCAGGTGATAGGTATAGATTTGCCTGGTGATGGCTGCGGCGATCGTCGCGTGACAACTTTGCCTCGTGGACGTAACTTAGATCACATCAGCCCTCAGCCCTCAGCCCTTAGCCTCTGCCCCTGTCTTCTGCCCTAGAATGAAGAGAGTACTGTAACGGATTCCAGAATTTTGATTCAGGCTGAAACGCTCGAACTTTTAGAATGGTCTCGCCTCTGCCAATACCTCTCAACCTTTGCTGCAACTAAGTTGGGAGCGATCGCCGCTCGTCATCTCAAAATTCCTGCCACCCTAGACGAAACCCAAAATCTGCTGGCACAAACCCAGGAAGTTTACCAGCTCGAAAATCGTCTTACGCGTGGGTTAAGTTTTGACGGCATCAGCGATATTGGTGCTTCCCTGGAGCGGGCAGGAAGTAAGGGCATTCTGTCCGGTGAAGAACTATTTGCGATCGCGACTACCCTGGCAGGGGCAAGAACGCTACGCCGTGTAATTGACGATCACCCCGATCTACCCGTTCTCAACGAACTGGTTGAAGACCTGCGCACCTATCCCGAACTGGAGCAGGAGATCCACCGCTGCATCGACGAAAGGGGACAGGTCACCGATCGGGCAACCCCCAAACTTAGCAACATTCGGGAACAGCAACGGCAACTGCGCGATCGCGTCTACAATACCCTTCAAAATATCCTGCAACGCAAAGCAAACGCCGTTCAGGAGCAATTAATCACCCAGCGAGAAGGACGCTTTGTGATTCCGGTCAAAGCACCCCAAAAAGACGCCATTCCTGGCATTGTTCACGATACCTCCATGAGTGGTGCCACCCTCTATGTGGAACCCCAGGCAACCGTTAATTTAAACAACCAATTACGCCAGCTTCAACGGCAGGAAGAAGCCGAAGCCGAAGCCGTTAGACAGGCATTAAGCGAACAGGTTGCAGCCGTTAAGGATGACCTGGAAAGACTGATGGCGATCGCCACCACCCTCGACCTTGCCACTGCCCGCGCCCGTTATAGTTTGTGGTTAGAAGCAAATCCGCCCCGGTTTGTAGAGTGGGGAGAGAAGCAAAGGGATGAGGGCGGAGGGAGGGGGGATGAAAAAAAGAATTCATCCCTCATTCCTCATTCCTCATCCCTCTCAACCGAGCCGATCGTGCTGCGCCGCCTGCGCCACCCCCTCCTTGTTTGGCAGCATCAACATGAGCAGGGAAAATCGGTGGTGCCGATCGATTTGGTCATTCAACCGCATATTCGGGTGGTAGCCATTACGGGACCCAACACAGGTGGCAAAACCGTCACCTTAAAAACGCTGGGTTTAGCCATTCTGATGGCAAAGGTTGGGCTTTTTATCCCTGCTCGCGAACCCGTAGAACTACCCTGGTTTGACCAGGTACTCGCCGATATCGGTGACGAACAATCTCTGCAACAAAGCTTGTCTACCTTCTCCGGGCACATTCGCCGGATCAGTCGAATTTTGACAGCCTTAGAAGGGGGGAGCCAGGAGTCAGGAGTCAGGAGCCAGAAGGTGGAAGGAGCGGGAGATAGGGGAGATGGGGGAGATGGGGAAGGTGGGGAAGATGCGGGGACGCGCAGATGCGGGGACACGGAGACAATGGAAAGGGAGCAGAGGATAAATTCTTCTCCCTCCTCCCTCCCTCAAGATTCTCCAAACCCCCCACCCCACCCCCTACACCCCACACTTAATCCAAACTTAAAACTTAAAACTCAAAACTCTTCCCCCACCCCCCTTTCTCTCGTTCTTCTTGATGAAGTGGGAGCTGGAACAGACCCCTCTGAGGGCAGTGCCCTGGCGATCGCCCTGCTAAAATACCTGGCGGAGCATGCGGGGCTAACGGTTGCTACAACCCACTTTGGTGAACTGAAAGCACTGAAGTACGAGGATGAACGATTTGAAAACGCTTCCGTGGAGTTTGATGATGTTTCTCTATCCCCTACCTATCGGTTGCTGTGGGGGATTCCGGGGCGTTCTAATGCCCTGGCGATCGCCGGTCGCCTGGGGCTGAGTCAAGAAATTGTGCAGCAGGCGCAGAGCTATGTGGGGGGTGCTTCCGAGGATGTCAATCAGGTGATTGCAGGTCTGGAAGCCCAGCGAAGACGGCAGGAAACCAAATCTCAAGAAGCAGCCGAACTTCTGGAAAGTGCCGAACGACTGCACCGCCAGGTGGCACAAAAAGCGGCTACCTTGCAGGAGCGGGAGCGATCGTTGCAGTTGGCGCAGGAGCAGGCAGTTCAGGAGGCGATCGCCCAGGCAAAACGCGAGATTGCCCAGGTAATTCGCCAACTCCAGCAGGGACCGATGACTGCCCAGGCAGCTCAGCAGGCAACCGATGAGCTGAACCAAATCTCGGCGCGACAATTGCCCTCCCGCCAACAAAAGCCGAAACCCAAACCGGGCTTTCAACCCCAGGTGGGCGATCGTATCCGCATTCCCCGTCTTGGACAAACCGCCGAAGTCCTGACTGCCCCCAACGAAGATAACGAACTCACCGTTCGCTTCGGCTTGATGAAAATGACGGTCGCGTTAGCAGATATTGAGTCGCTGGATGGAGAAAAAGCACTCAGCACCCAGGCAGGCAAAGGAGTCAGGAGCCAGGAGGAAACTCAAAACTCAAAACTTAAACCTCAAACCGCTGCTCCCGAAACCCCCACCCCCACCCCCCACCCCAGTTATTCGCACCTCGCGCAATACCCTTGACATTCGCGGCAGCCGGGTAGCCGATGCGGAACCGTTGATTGAGCGGGCGATCGCCCAGGCCCACGATAGCGGGGTTCTATGGGTTATTCATGGTCATGGGACAGGAAAACTGCGACAGGGAGTGCATGCCTTTTTGCAACAGCACCCCCAGGTCGATCGCTACCAACTGGCTGAGCAATCAGACGGCGGGGCAGGTGTCACGATCGCTTACTTGCATTGAGTTCTGAAGCGGACAGATATTTCTTCTAGCCTGATTGTTGCCCTCAGCGATTCGTTCTCAGCGGTCAGCGATCAGCTTTTCCTTGAACGCTGGCACCTGAAACCGGATACCTGACAAGGGATGCTTGACCCATGTTATGAAAGGGTGAAGAGATAAGGAGAGGAAGCGATGAAGGAGAGAGGAAATGAGAAGATAAAAACAGGGGGATAAGGGCAAACGAAGGGAGTCGCGGAAGATGTTCAATTTAAGGTTCACAATTCAAAATCTAAAGTCCTTTCTGATTTCGATCGTTGTTCTGCTCCTTCTGTTCTGGTCAGTTCCCACTCCTACCCTGGCAGGCAACCTTTCATCGGCTCAAAATTCACCTCCTCTATCTCTTAGTCTTTTCCCCTTTTCCCCCTCCCTTTTCCCCCCTCCCTTCTCCCTTCTCCCTTCCACTGATTCCGATGAACCTGTTTACCAGGAAAGGGTTGTTCATAGCCCTGACGGAATTGGTAAGTTCTACCTGGGACGGGAGATTTCCCAGATTATGGGACATCTGGGAGCCGCCTGGCTGGAACGTCCAACGCGGCAATTTGAGGAGCAGCCCCAGGAATTGGTAAATGCCCTGCACCTAAAACCAACGGACGTGGTTGCAGATATTGGGGCGGGAACTGGATATTTTAGTTTTCTAATCAGTCCATTGGTGCCCCAGGGAAAAGTGCTGGCAGTCGATATTCAGCCAGAAATGCTGGAGATAATCGAGACAGCGAAGCAGGAGCAGCAGATTAACAATGTGGAACCTGTATTGGGCACTGACACAAATCCCAATCTAGAACCTGCAAGTATTGATCTGGCGCTCCTAGTAGATGCTTACCATGAGTTTGAGTATCCAAAGGAGATGATGCAGGCGATCGCCGCAGCCCTGAAACCCAACGGTCGGGTCATTCTGGTGGAATATCGGGGTGAAAATCCATTTGTTCCAATCAAAGCGCTGCACAAGATGACCCAGAAGCAAGCCCGCAAGGAAATGGCAGCCGTTGGTTTGGTCTGGCAGGAAACGATGAATTTCTTACCACAACAGCATGTAATAGTGTTTGGCAAAAAAGAGGCGAAAGAGAGTTGAGAGTTGAGAGTTGAGAGTTTTGAGTTTTAATTTGAAGCTGAGTGTAAAGAATCTTGGATTTTGAACTGGATTCTCCGTGTGTCCGAGTTCCCACGTCGCTGTATCTTCTTCCGCCTTTTGCCCTCCGCTTTTATCCTTTATCCTTTATCCTTTCCTCCTCCTTCCCCTTCTCCCTACTGCTCAACGGGCCAGGTTGTCCATAGGAAAACGACGACTGCTGCGATCGCCAACACGCCTTGAATCAGATTGCCAACCACCGTACCGACCACAATTCCAACGGCTGCTTTGGCTGCCAACTTTAAGTCCCGTCTGAAGAGAAATTCGCCAACTAAGGCTCCCAGCAAGGGTCCCAGAATAATCCCGAACAGGGGGCCGCCCACAGGTAATGCTGGCAGAAGTCCCAGAATGCCAACCACCAGCCCAACCATCGCGCCAATCTGACCCCATTTGCTGGCTCCCGCTTGCCTTGCGCCCAAATACGTTGCCAGGAAATCAATTCCAACACTCAGCAGGAGAAAAACGATCGCCACAGCAAGGGCAATGCTCACGCTACTGAAGCCCTTCACTAAGCCCCAAATGAAAATGGCTCCTGCGATTAAGCTGATGCCTGGAATTGCTGGCACGACTGCACCGACAATGCCAACCACCATGACAGCGACGAGTAACCAGTAGAGGTAGGTGAGTTCCATGAGTAGGTGGTAAGTGGTAGGTGGTAGGTTAGGGTCAGTTTACAGGGAATTTGAGTATCAATGACCACTGACCCAACCCATGACTCAATTCAAAATTACGCTTTACGTGCAATGTCTGAATCCTTCTATGGGCTTAGCATTCAGCAGATAACTTTGTAATTGCCCAACTGCAAAGCCCTACGCTTCAATTCTCACTAAGCGTAAACTTAAAACTCAAAACTTAAAACTCAAAACTTAAAACTCAAAACTCTCAATTCTCAATTCTCAATTCTCAATTCTCAATTCTCAATTTACTCGTTCCCCTCCTGGCGCAAGGTGTTTTCCAGCTTGTCGGCGATCGAGCTAATCCAGTTTTCGTCCTGGCGGGTGTAGCTACGGGGAGCGTTGGCTGCCAGGATCAGCGCGCCTCGACTGCCCAGGGGTTGGCAGATCAGTCCCTGGGTGTTTTCTGGCAGGTAGTCAAACTCAACTCGTCCTGGATAAAGTTTCAGGGCGACTAAATAAACAGGTTTTTGCTTGTCCAGAACCCGCTGCAAAATGGGTCCCGGTTTAACCTCTCGCTTTGCTGACAAAATTCCTCGCCGCAGGAGAACTTTGCCGTCATACCAGACGAGTAGCGATCGGGTCACCGTATTGGTCAACAACAGATGGGATGCCCAGGCAAGCTCCGTTTTCACCCCATCGGGCAAGTCCGGTTCCAGCTCAAACCCTTCCTCACCCATTAAGGTCACGCTTTCAGGCGGGCGCGGTTGCACCTGTTGCCAGAGCAAACCCGTTAGAATCAGGACGGCACTCAAGATTACGCCCAGGGCATCTGACCGCGCCTGAGAATCGGTCAAGTCAGCCGTCAACCAACGGTTTACCAGAAGCAAACAGCCTGCCAGCCCGCCAACCGCGATCGGCAGCAGTCGCAAAACCCAATTGGGATCAGATTTAGCCATGAAACAATTTCCCTAGACCCACCTCCATTTTCTCATCCCTTCCCCCTTCTGCCCTCTGCCTTCTGTTCCCTACCACCTACCACCTACCCCCTGCCCGTATGACTTTGACTGAGCAATTTCTTTCTCAAGTTCCAGGCAGTCCCCTGGAGGGGTTACGCCGGGCTGATGCGCTGTGGCAATCGCTGCGAGAGGGAACCCTCCCAGTGCCCAATGTGGTACAGGAGAGTGCGCAACCGATCGCGATCGAGTGGGATGTGGTTATCTCAGGTGGGACGTTGGGAATTTTGCTGGGGGCAGCACTGGCGCAACGGGGGTGGCGGGTAGCATTGCTTGAGCGGGGCATGCTGCGGGGACGCGACCAGGAATGGAACATTTCCCGCAAAGAGTTGCAGGTGTTTGTAGAGTTGGGGTTACTGACGGAAGCAGAGGTGGGGCAAGCGATCGCCACTGAATACAACCCGGCGCGGGTCAGTTTTCTAGAGGGGCAGGAGATTTGGGTCACGGATGTGCTGAACATCGGCGTTGATCCGGTGTTTCTGCTGGAAACGTTGCAAACAAAAGTTTCTGTCCTGGGGGGGGCAGTTGTTTGAGCAAACCCCGTTTGAAGGGGTAACGGCTCATCCCAATGGGGTGGTGGTTAATCCGGGTCAAAAGGAACTGCGATCGCGTTTGCTGTTGGATGCAATGGGACACTTTTCACCGATTGTGCAGCAGGCACGGCAGGGAAAAAAGCCGGATGCGGTTTGTATGGTGGTGGGCAGTTGTGCGATCGGGTTTCCCAAAAACGATTCTGGGGATTTGATAGTGTCCTTCACCCCGCTACAAAATCAGTGTCAGTATTTCTGGGAAGCGTTTCCCGCCAGAGACGGCAGAACGACCTATCTCTTTACCTATCTGGATGCTGATCCCGATCGCCCAACCCTGGAAATGTTATTTGAAGACTATCTCCGCTTGTTGCCAGAGTATCAGCAGGTTTCCCTGGAGCAGCTTCAGTTTAAGCGGGCGTTGTTTGGCTTCTTTCCCTGCTACCAGCAAAGCCCCCTGCAACCCCAGTGGAATCGCATTCTGCCCGTGGGAGACAGCAGCGGCAGCCAATCGCCCCTCAGCTTTGGGGGGTTTGGAGCCATGATTCGCCACCTCAAGCGGTTAACTGAGGGAATTCATGAATCACTCCAGGTCGATGCCCTCGATCGCCGCGCCCTCGCCCTGCTGCAACCCTACCAGCCCAACCTGGCAGTTACCTGGCTATTCCAGCGGGCAATGAGCGTTGGGGCGAATCAAAAAATTGCTGCCAACCAGATTAATCAGGTGCTTTCGGGTGTATTTAAGGAAATGTCAGCCCTGGGAGAGCCAATTTTGAAACCCTTTCTTCAGGATGTCGTGCAGTTTCCAGCCCTGGCGCAAACAATGGTAAGAACGGCGATTTTTCATCCAGGGTTGGTGCTCAAGGTTGTTCCCCAGGTCGGATTGCCCACGCTGTTGAACTGGCTGATTCACTATGGCAATCTGGCGGGCTACTCAGCGCTGAACCCCCTGGGGCGATCGCTACAACCCTGGGCTAAAAAGTTGCCCCCCATACCGCAATACTATGTGCGCCGCTGGTTTGATGCCTGGCAATATGGAGCGGGAGGGGATTACTTAGAATAGTAGGTGGTAGGAATTAGGAATTAGGAATTAGGAATTAGGAGTTAGGAATTAGGAATTAGGAATTAGGAGTTAGGAGTTAGAAACTAGATGTTTAGATGATAAGTAGTAGGGATCAGGATCAGATAATTTCAAAGCCATTACCATCTCTAGCTCCTAGCTCCTAATTCCTAGCCCCTAATTCCTAGCCCCTAATTCCTAGCCCCTAAGTCACTTACTTTTAGGAGCAATCTGTTGTGAAAAGAGCGCTGTATCTTCTGGCGGAGTTGAGCGATCGCGATTTCAACTGGTGGGTTACGGTGGGTAAGCGGAAGCAAATTCCGGCGGGTACCGTTTTGATTCAGGAGGGGCAACCGATCGATGCCCTCTATTTAGTTCTGGATGGAACGCTTTCGGTGACGGCTGAGGTGTTAGAGGGTAAAGAAATTGCAACCCTGTCCGGTGGCGAAATTGTCGGAGAAATGTCCTTTGTGGATGCACGCCCCCCTTCAGCAACGGTCACAGCGTTGGAAGATACTGTCGTTTGGGTGATTCCCCGTCCTCAATTAGCAGCGAAGCTATTACAAGACACTGCCTTTGCTGCCCACTTTTATCATGCGATCGCCGCTTTTCTGTCCGATCGGGTGCGGGGCACTGTTAGTCGGCTGGGTTATAGCCGTTATCCCCAGTTGAATCAAGGGACGGAATCGGCAAACAACCTGAATCCTGAAATCTCCGCCACTCTGGAACTGGCAAAGGTTCGACTGGACTGGTTGCTGAATCGCTTGAAGGACACCTGACCCGATGGATTTTTCGATCGCCCGCAAGTATTTCTATCAAGAAATTCACCAGGCTGATGAGCAAATCAGCTTGGAAAAAGCAGCGCTTTACCTGGCGATGGAAGAGTATCCAGATCTGGAAGTGCACGCCTACCTGAACGCCCTCGACACAATGGCAGCAGAGATAGAAGATCGCCTGCCAACCGCACCCTACCCGTTGAAGGTTTTACAAACAATCAACCATTACCTCTACGAGGATCTTGGCTTTACGGGTAACACCGATGCTTATTATGACCCGCGCAACAGTTTTCTCAACGAGGTGATCGATCGCCGCACTGGGATTCCCATCACCCTATCCCTGGTCTATCTGGCGATCTCCCAACGAATTAACTTCCCCATGGTAGGGGTGGGGATGCCAGGGCACTTTCTGATTCGCCCTGACGTGGAAGAGATGGAGATTTTTGTCGATGCCTTCCATCAGGGGGAAATCCTGTTTGCACAGGACTGCCAGGA from Kovacikia minuta CCNUW1 carries:
- a CDS encoding Uma2 family endonuclease, translating into MVLPTITEDTIDLSPGDELILRFRNWEDYENLLSRRQDKAGLRIRYNAATRELRIMSPLPKHGKNADILADLVKALLRYQRKDWEAYTPITLKRVSKQGIEPDYCFYIQNRERILGKEEIDLEVDPPPDLVIEIDLTSATKPEDYQAIAAPELWIYRRSQLHIYLFDGQQYQESQTSVQFPNLDLKTFIPEYVDRGWQIGSSIALREFEQFLFAINERPF
- a CDS encoding endonuclease MutS2 encodes the protein MIQAETLELLEWSRLCQYLSTFAATKLGAIAARHLKIPATLDETQNLLAQTQEVYQLENRLTRGLSFDGISDIGASLERAGSKGILSGEELFAIATTLAGARTLRRVIDDHPDLPVLNELVEDLRTYPELEQEIHRCIDERGQVTDRATPKLSNIREQQRQLRDRVYNTLQNILQRKANAVQEQLITQREGRFVIPVKAPQKDAIPGIVHDTSMSGATLYVEPQATVNLNNQLRQLQRQEEAEAEAVRQALSEQVAAVKDDLERLMAIATTLDLATARARYSLWLEANPPRFVEWGEKQRDEGGGRGDEKKNSSLIPHSSSLSTEPIVLRRLRHPLLVWQHQHEQGKSVVPIDLVIQPHIRVVAITGPNTGGKTVTLKTLGLAILMAKVGLFIPAREPVELPWFDQVLADIGDEQSLQQSLSTFSGHIRRISRILTALEGGSQESGVRSQKVEGAGDRGDGGDGEGGEDAGTRRCGDTETMEREQRINSSPSSLPQDSPNPPPHPLHPTLNPNLKLKTQNSSPTPLSLVLLDEVGAGTDPSEGSALAIALLKYLAEHAGLTVATTHFGELKALKYEDERFENASVEFDDVSLSPTYRLLWGIPGRSNALAIAGRLGLSQEIVQQAQSYVGGASEDVNQVIAGLEAQRRRQETKSQEAAELLESAERLHRQVAQKAATLQERERSLQLAQEQAVQEAIAQAKREIAQVIRQLQQGPMTAQAAQQATDELNQISARQLPSRQQKPKPKPGFQPQVGDRIRIPRLGQTAEVLTAPNEDNELTVRFGLMKMTVALADIESLDGEKALSTQAGKGVRSQEETQNSKLKPQTAAPETPTPTPHPSYSHLAQYP
- a CDS encoding Smr/MutS family protein, producing the protein MIERAIAQAHDSGVLWVIHGHGTGKLRQGVHAFLQQHPQVDRYQLAEQSDGGAGVTIAYLH
- a CDS encoding class I SAM-dependent methyltransferase — protein: MFNLRFTIQNLKSFLISIVVLLLLFWSVPTPTLAGNLSSAQNSPPLSLSLFPFSPSLFPPPFSLLPSTDSDEPVYQERVVHSPDGIGKFYLGREISQIMGHLGAAWLERPTRQFEEQPQELVNALHLKPTDVVADIGAGTGYFSFLISPLVPQGKVLAVDIQPEMLEIIETAKQEQQINNVEPVLGTDTNPNLEPASIDLALLVDAYHEFEYPKEMMQAIAAALKPNGRVILVEYRGENPFVPIKALHKMTQKQARKEMAAVGLVWQETMNFLPQQHVIVFGKKEAKES
- a CDS encoding DUF456 domain-containing protein; the protein is MELTYLYWLLVAVMVVGIVGAVVPAIPGISLIAGAIFIWGLVKGFSSVSIALAVAIVFLLLSVGIDFLATYLGARQAGASKWGQIGAMVGLVVGILGLLPALPVGGPLFGIILGPLLGALVGEFLFRRDLKLAAKAAVGIVVGTVVGNLIQGVLAIAAVVVFLWTTWPVEQ
- a CDS encoding cofactor assembly of complex C subunit B, which codes for MAKSDPNWVLRLLPIAVGGLAGCLLLVNRWLTADLTDSQARSDALGVILSAVLILTGLLWQQVQPRPPESVTLMGEEGFELEPDLPDGVKTELAWASHLLLTNTVTRSLLVWYDGKVLLRRGILSAKREVKPGPILQRVLDKQKPVYLVALKLYPGRVEFDYLPENTQGLICQPLGSRGALILAANAPRSYTRQDENWISSIADKLENTLRQEGNE
- a CDS encoding FAD-dependent monooxygenase family protein, giving the protein MTLTEQFLSQVPGSPLEGLRRADALWQSLREGTLPVPNVVQESAQPIAIEWDVVISGGTLGILLGAALAQRGWRVALLERGMLRGRDQEWNISRKELQVFVELGLLTEAEVGQAIATEYNPARVSFLEGQEIWVTDVLNIGVDPVFLLETLQTKVSVLGGAVV
- a CDS encoding cyclic nucleotide-binding domain-containing protein encodes the protein MKRALYLLAELSDRDFNWWVTVGKRKQIPAGTVLIQEGQPIDALYLVLDGTLSVTAEVLEGKEIATLSGGEIVGEMSFVDARPPSATVTALEDTVVWVIPRPQLAAKLLQDTAFAAHFYHAIAAFLSDRVRGTVSRLGYSRYPQLNQGTESANNLNPEISATLELAKVRLDWLLNRLKDT
- a CDS encoding SirB1 family protein translates to MDFSIARKYFYQEIHQADEQISLEKAALYLAMEEYPDLEVHAYLNALDTMAAEIEDRLPTAPYPLKVLQTINHYLYEDLGFTGNTDAYYDPRNSFLNEVIDRRTGIPITLSLVYLAISQRINFPMVGVGMPGHFLIRPDVEEMEIFVDAFHQGEILFAQDCQELLSQAYGQPIKLHPTFLQAVTPRQFLARMLTNLKMIYLNQGNLQKMVAAVERILLLYPDAAIELRDRGVLYYRLNRFTEARQDLEDYLALMPTAEDAAVIQELLDVIEGKDEG